The Mytilus galloprovincialis chromosome 11, xbMytGall1.hap1.1, whole genome shotgun sequence genome contains the following window.
cttcgtactttatttgcctGTTTAACTTTAATtatagcgtcactgatgagacattTGTAGACGAATCATGTTAGTATGGTCAaaggtaatatatttttttattgcttCAGGataattcgccttttcagaatcagAAGAATCATGGTTAGTTTCATTGGTCGTacccaaaaatgaaaataacgtcacgtcattggttgaattttcattgttgatgccatttttaaccaatcacgacgttttggtgtaaacttttgaaaatattacccaggatacATTAAATTCTGAAAGGCAAATTCTACTGTTGCGAGAACGAAATGAATTAAGTCTTACCTCTGGTGAGGAACCAATCGCCGAATTTTCATTGACATCCTGAAGCTTCTGTAGAAAAAAAATACCAGATTTTATAACTCAAAACaacaaaagtttataaaatatgaaagatataattttaaaccaaaaactgaattggaaaatgttctatttatatggataaaatttaaaataattattttaaaacagtTTGTATTTCacttgtttcatttttattttaagtttttatattttttttaacttgccttggagttcagtatttattgTTATAGATATGTTTTGCTATCATCTGAAACAACTCGTGTTTCATCATAAATAGATCATTATTACTGATTATATTATTCTCTGTTTACAATGTGCAATCGAATGTGGATGGATATTGTTATTAAGGCGTAAGTGGAAGtatctatttcttaaatttgagttttttgaaatactaaggcttttctacctcaggcatagatcatctcagctgtatttggcaaaacttttagtaatTGTGGGTCTCAATGCccgtcaacttcgtactttttttggcctttttaacttttttggatttgagcgtcactaatgagtcttttgtagacgagacgcgtgtctggcgtatatactaaatttagtccgggtatctatgatgagtttatttaaactaTTAAAACGCCAATctagtgtaacatgtgtaatgtaTTGAATGGATATGGAGGAAAGACTTTAAGACACTGTTTTAAGGATGTTCTCTACTccgtttaaaaataacaagcttttaaaatggctgttatgaattgatagtatataaataaagaaactaaaaaagcaacaaaaaaatggagggtccatgtgcttgttttcgagatgtaagcctttgaaaaattggcgggaaataattctctcgagatttttcatatatttaacattggcaccttttttgtttcaaaaactatgaaaaaataataaggaTTTTATAACACTTTGAAATATGTCTTTTTAcactttatgtaataaaattataaaaagaaaagtaagggttagtgggcaaaatttgttaatagcaatacatggataaaaccagaggattctgaaaatctggcaaaaattaaaaaaaatagaggaGTAAACATCCTTAATCTAATAAATGTGCAGTTAAGCAAGTTTAAAACCCCAGACcgtcatatttttcttttttgacaaCAACGCAAACAAAAACTCATTCTCATTATACTACATTTCATCGTCATTAAAACTTTCAAGATTCTTTGTTTAGATTCTAGCGCCATTGATTAATCGTGTGTATACGTAACAAATGACTTGCGTACCAAATCATAAATTAAGCCTGGTATTTGTGATTAGTATGTTCTGTAAAGGTTCAATTTCGGACCTGAGCAGGTTAAAAATTGTAACAATGCTGCAAAGGTGGCAATGTGGTCTCTAAAGTTTTGGAGGGAGTTACAGAACTATATATAGAACTATGTGGATAAAAGCAAAAaggggaatttttttttaaattcagaaaaaaaggcaaacaaactaaaaaaaacgAGAATAATGGTCATAGTAAATAAAGAACAGGGGGATAAATTATGAAAAGTCAAAGAAGCAAGaacccctccccctaaaaaattcctataattcaacaatatattgCATGTAGGAAATGTGACGTTGACACCTTTCGAGTACTACAttgtaaaatgaaattgaaaaatttatccATATTTACTATATTCCAAAGGTGACAAACTAAAAATGTTGTCAACATTGTGAAACCGTTAACATGTCTACTGCagtaaaaatgtacatatatgatatatacccTCTTCTTTGTCATTTGGATCCACTCTGGAATCTTTCTGAAAGACTTTTCCTTTGAAATATCATAGACAATTATGACAGCctgtaatattgaaaaataaaacattaatcaTGTTCACTATTCGACATTTTCTCAACTTTCTTCTccgatttacaaaataaatacaatgaaTGTTAACATTAAATTATAACAGTCTCAAATCTGTTTAACTCGATAAATAAGAAGCTGATAAATATAAGACAGGTCAGGACAAATATTATCTCTTGTAAACGTACAAATCAAAATCAACAACACATCTTTGAGCGAATTGTAACAATATAATGAACTACGCCTTATATACACACACCACCCGTCATGCATAACCACAGTAAAAATGCAACAAAAGGACCCTATATCGAAACATTAACATAGCAGACGACTATATTGTGGTATCATTAGTTACAAAAAAAACTGTCAGTCAATATAAGAAGACGTGATACACCAAAAAGTAATTTATTCACAATTAGATACACAagaatttaacatattttgtaattttttaaaaatatttctatcaATACAGTCATTTATCTCAAAGTTTCAGATTTTAATCAGAATGTATCTAATTACATGGACTATGAGTTTAAACAAATGATAAACTTACATCTGCAGCATCTATAAACTTATGAATAATACCCCTTTGTATGTGATGTCCGCCCGTGTCACtacaaaagaaaaattataataatttaaaaagattaaTGAAAGTATgacaattttctaaaaattataaaatacataaaGAAGCTAAGGTTACAACTTCCTCAGGTAAAATTTACCTTAATCAGATTTGACTATTTTTGTAGTAACTTTTTGTTGTACAGCTCGCAAGCTGTTTGGGGTCTTATACATCTTTgggtttcaaatattttgatttgagcgtgtAGTTTACTCCGGAAAAGCGCTCCGGATGCATCAAATGTATAAcgtgatgttttcatttttttttaaatagccatAAATACGACAGGCATATCAAAGAGAGAGCAGTCTAAGGAGTTTATCCGATAGTACAGTTATTACAAGTCTGTCAGCTCTGTCGTTGTGATTTTTCACTGACACCGAAATGTTTTAATCGACActgttatattttatgttatttgaaaCCCATGTATTGTCTGATAAACAACTACAAGAAGTATGATAAATCATCAGATTGTTCTGCAGAGCTGGATCAAACCAGTTTTAAAAGAGGGCTAACAACCCAGGATAAACAATGGGGGTAACAGCCATATTTCCCTATTCAAAAGAATTGATCGTAAACAAAAGTGCATTGAAACCCCCATAAACACAACATGGATCCGGCACTGTTCTTTTTCTATTTGGTTATAGTAGTTTATCAACTAATGAATATAATACCGGTCTTCGACAGAAAGACATGTCACGGTACCCGGTCAATTTATGTCCAAGCTGTACGTATAAGCTTCTAAATATACCGTCTTTTTACAAAGGAGTAGCAAACATCAATCTATAAGTCTGGCTAAGTTCAATCGACGCCCAACCCCACGACCTTGTATTCGAGGCAAACAGTTACCATAAAGCTACGGAGACAAGTCTCTGAAATTGACTGATTACTCAAGAGAATGGTTCCCTGTACCacttgtattgtttttttcttcattttatagaTATAATCAAAGTTAAAGAATGTACTTACAAAATTAATAAACTAACTGTGTCGTTTCCAACTTTGAAGTTAGGTATTCTAACTTTATCAGCCCCTGTAAGAAAAGGAgaacatcaatatatatatataagtaaaaatatattttagtctTTTTTGCATATTTAGTTTCGCATGTATTAAATTAGTTTTACAAGCTTGGTTTTCAAAGTTTGTTGCTCAAGGTATGTAGATATGAGACATTAGTGCAGAAGACACGAcacagttatttaatattatgttAATTTTGATGTCATTAATTCGGCGattgtttattctacattcataaatttaattttggatgtaacgcgtcttctgattggctgatgttgttttgtttatcagcttatagacataatttagtcatgtgaccgtgacgtcatcaacgttttttcacgGGTTTCACTGTTTTTAAATGGactttatatttaattataagaaataactgtaatattttttctgtctattcgaaataacataaaaaatgtgttgaACACTAAATAACCCGCGTAGCCAGTTAttttaaagtattcaccacaatttttatgttatttcgaatagacagaaaaaagaTTACAGCTATTTCTtacaatttaattctaaattccattttaaaccatagacagaaaaaatattacagtcattccttaaataatttcAGATGCGTTATATGTATCAGGAAACGTAAGAAATTACGAGACGAAATTGTcctaaataatgattttttattttgtttttcttacatGTTTTTCAAACAACTAGACactattcatttttatttatcttaataTCAAGAATGATATTAAAGCTTGGATACTGCGTATAATATATAAAATGGAattgtgaaatatatatttatgactttgtttaattttattttgggtCAATAAATAAGActcaatattacatgtataatgtagATAAATGTTATGATTATGTACTTATTGAACCATATAATCTAGTACAATTGTACCAGATATTATTAAAGGATGATACCCCTTAGTTTCCTTTTGTAACAAAATGACAAGCAATATTCCAATATCATTTAATAATTTCATtgttctttttattctttttacttttttttatttttttcgtttcatCGATGATTGGTTTATATATGCGCGAATAGTAGGGTTACgtgtttttgttaatttgaatTGAGTAGTGCATTTAAAAGTTTCATcgaaatttttcaaatttacaatgttgattttttttgtaaatgaatatCACATACTTAAAATTTAtagtcatatatttttttatatcattaactTGGTCGTTATTATTTCTATCTGTATTTGTTctaaccccctcccccctttcATCAAAATCTAAATAATATGCAAAGTTGAAATCTATTGTGATGATGAACGAAAAATGCTAATGTAATTAGTGGAGTCAAAGTTTTAATCCTATTGACCTGACGGATATTTTGAATCTGAGGAAGATGGTAAACTGATTTTTGCTATTATTTTTAACGTATATTACTTATCAATCTAACCGAAAATGTCTTTTGCGTACTGTAAAGGAAGAATAATATCTACCTGTACTATTTATGATACTAGTATAagaaatgaattatttatttttttaaatagaatttttTTCCGATCCCTTGTAATTCTCTCACTAAATTTATCTGTGTAAAGAGGTtgtgtgattaaaaaaaaactatattgatGAATTCGCATATAAACATTATAcgttaaatattattattatattaaaagtttgatatattttttttttagtagtcCTTCTGTCATCGATTAAACATACTTTAATTATATCTATCCTACAATGaggacagtctgtcactatcCAAGTACTATCTTTATGCTAATGCAGGTTATCTATTATCATAAGAGTGTACTAGGAGAGTGTTCAGATCATATCTTCTAGAATATTGCTGTTTGTATTTGAAAACCGATGACAAATATTTAATACCCCCTATTCTTTAACAATAAAATAGCAAAACTTCTTTATACTTTGGTACTGCcataaaaatacggatttttttgtttgtttattaaattattcaaatttcTGTAATTTATCTCATTCATGCACAGCTCTGATTACTTCCCCGGCTTTGACTATACGTTTTGATCCATTTTTTGCGTATAGCTCTTCATATTTTGAAtactttggtactggcatgaacatactGATTTCATGCTATTAAAAGTGGCGAAATTactttaaattaaggaatgtatctgcCTCATGCAAAGTTCTGATTGCTTGCTCGGCTTTTGCTAAACGTTGTGGTCTTTTTTTGTGTATAgttcttcatatttttaaaattttgtctaaTTGGTGGTTAGAGTCATTCACAAAACTTCCCAACACATAGTTTTTGGCTAGCAATGGAACCAAGTTCAAactaacatgttttttttcttaaaatgtcatttaCTAAGTCAGAAATATTGCATTCGTTATTGAATAGTTCGTCTCGTTGTATGTTaacgttttttgtttgttcagtGTTTCTCTTGTCcgttcttttatttttatagttgatgtgttcccctTGGTTTTACTTTTTAAGCCTGATCATTTTTCTATTAACCGATTTATGTctattgaacagcgatatactgtTGTTGTCTTTGTTTATTTTATGTATGAGTGTTAATCTTCTATCGTTCCAGCTTTTGATTTTTGAATCTAATTAATATACTCTTTAATGAAATGTTTGGCGCAGTCACACTTGTCAAGTTTTCTTTAGACACTGCTGCATCAGCCTCATAACCAATTTTAGACAGCACGTTGATAAACATTTGGTAACTGATTTAATTATTGATAGTTTGAAGAACATAAATGACTTCCAAAACATTTGAGAAAAATTGTGTACCATACCTAAGGTCTAATCTTTAACGTAATACCTACACATCCAGTTGTGTTTCAATGTTTAGATATAACAAATcgataaagaaaacaaaattaaagtagCAAATAAGACTGATGAAATCGCATAAAGTCCAAAATCATGAACTCGATATCCAATGTTTCGAGCTATGAGAAGTAAACaaccaatggggactaactgtgcaccacttattgcggacctgtttttgtattgttatgagttacaatttatgactaaaattagcaaagacccatcaaaacaacatttgatacaaaaatttaacaatacttttagatatttggatgatatattggctctaaataatgacgacttcagtatgtatactaaagaaatttatcctgtagaacttactttaaataaagctaatgataacaatgaccactgccctttcctcgatcttgatatctatatcataaacgggaagcttaatacaaaaatttatgataaaagagatgatttttcatttcctattgttaattatccatttttagatggtgacgttcccttgtcaccatcttatggtgtttatatatctcaacttgtacgattcgctcgtgtatgtaacaatgtattagattttagcgagagaaatttatgtattactgaaaaattattacaccagggttttcgatatcacaaactggtcaaaacatttactaaattttatcaccggtataaggaaataattcgtaaatataactcaacatgcagacatcttatacgttcaggtatttcacatccaaaattttatggaaatattctttataaagcacaaaaatgtcagtattctcctcagaaactaacaaaacctttaaatagacttattaaaaggggatatagttacgatactgttgtcaggtcattaaagattgcatattttggctttaacattgattcactgatagggtctttgcatcggaactaaacacatttatttcttaaaaaaaacagttgttggcatgacacgggttatgttcttctcatatattttatgatagtatgatactaaacccctaacgggagggattgtacctgatattcatatgatgaagacataatctttcaatcagtttaattgaggtctggagctggcatgtcagttaactgctagtagtctgttgttatttatgtattattgtcattttatttattttcttttgttacatcttttgacatcagactcggacttctcttgaactgaattttaatgtccgtattgttattcttttacttttctacattggctagaggtatagggggagggttgagatctcataaacatgtttaaccccgccgcaattttgcgcctgtcccaagtcaggagcctctggcctttgttagtcttgtatgattttaatttttagtttcttgtgtataattcggagtttagtatgacgtccattatcactgtactattatgcatattttaggggccagctgaaggacacctacgggtgcgggaattctcgctacattgaagacccattggttgccttcggctgttgtttgctctatggtcgggtggttgtcgctttgacatattcaccatttcctttctcaattttaactatGTTTTATGTCTGATCATTACCTGACGATTTTGCCAAATTTACCATGTGGGTTTATTAAACTTTTGACACAAGAGATATGGTATTTGATCATGTATATATCAAGAGGTATTGGTGTTGATATTCTGGTTAGTTTGATCTACACACACAGACGTTTCCCCAAAGTGAATGAGAAGAAAATACATTTATGTCCCATGTATATTGTGTAAAGTTGACAATTTGATAGTTTATAATATATAGAGGTTTCCTCTATCGTTATGAAGTAGAACAAATTTTTATAACTTACTCTTTTAGCAGAGGCAGTTAATTTGATAAGTTGTTCACAATATATGCTTTACCAACTCTAAATGAGTATAATATCAATTAATCATTTactggcttaataaatattttgatatgagcgtcactgatgagtcttatgtagacgaaacgcgcgtctggcgtactaaattataatcctggtacctttgataactatttaccctGTATATAGATTAAGTACCATATTTGCATCCTTTATTGGATGGAGTAGAATAAACATATATAACTTATCAATATAGAGAGGCGTTGAggttaataattttcatattttgaactGCTTGCAATAAATGTATGCCTAGTAGGACATGGTATCCAATACAGGTTTGCCCCATTGTAATACAGTATAAAATACCTTTATAATTTATCTGTACAAAGAGGCGTTGTTGTTGATAAGTTCAAACGTTTGAACTGCTTGAAAAAAATTGATTTACTGGTGGGATAGAGTTTGCAACAGAGGTTTACTCCAGTATGATACAGTAGGAACTAATTTTATAACTTTATCTGTATACAGAGGCGGCAAGAAAGATAAGTTTTCGATCTATCTACAAAAGATGTTTCTCTAGCGTGATAGATTAGAAAAAAGAGGTAGTGAGATAGGTAGTCCCATAAGTTCTATATCTGGATCTTTTCCAATAGATGTTTCTCAACACATTGAGTAGAACATAAATGTATATCTAATTTTTGGTTAGAGGCAGGGAAATTGTTAGTCCCATACTTTAATATACTAGTACCAGTATTCACAATTATAGTGATTAACTCCAATGTGACACAGTAGTAAAGACAGTTACAGCTTACCCTGTGTATATGAGAAGTctcaaattttagtatgtttaCAATTGTCTTTGGTATTTCGAAGCGTCAATTAGTGTTTAATTATTTGGGGTTTCtgtagaatattttggaaacttgaggtaaAAGGGTTACTAAAGCTGTACACAGATCAAAAACAGAGGTGACAATGTGATTGGTTATCTTCCTACGAtggttgttttcctttttttgtaatgaaatgttatgtgaaattttgagtatagtactggacaggataaaattTTACCCATGCCAAGTATTTCATCATTGGAAACGAAGATAAACctgcacatttttttaaagtgctaatttaaaataaactaataggggaaaataaatagtggtattacaccttttaAGGTAAATGCGTTCCCTTCTATGTTTGAGTATAAAGGCATTTATAACTCCTCCTGTGTATTGAGGTAGTGAGGTTGATATGTGTCATATCTTATTTCTGTTTACAATGGATGTGTTGCCATGTGGAGgagaaaaaataacatacatttctattttatCCGGGGTGTAGAGGTAATTAGGTTGATATTTCCCATATCTGAGTCTGTTAACTATAGGTGTTTTTTCCTGTGATTGTGAagtattataaaacatttataacataTCCTGAGTGAAGAGGTACTAGGGTTTATATGTTCCATATTCTAAtatgtatacaatatatacaattttaactCACCCTGTGTATAGATATAGTGAGGTTGATAAGTTCCATATCGTAATCTGTTCACTATAGAGGTTTTTCCGACTGTGTCATTTCCAATTAATGTTATTACAAATTCCGGTAATGCCATTATTGTTTTATGAATTAGTTGACAGTTGCAATACTAATTTACAAAACATATTAGTTTTCATGTAAATAAACTGTATTCAATTCATCAAGAATTTATttgtgattatttattttttctgtattCCACAAATATTTGACTTGATGTTCTGAACTGCTCGTCTTAACAAATTATCCTCTATCTATTCCAATCAGAAACTATATGCAACACTGCCGAAACACCCCAAAGCACTGTATAATGTAGGTGTGTTATTTTAAATCCACATGTAATTTTGAACTGGCAAAGTATCTTTTGAAACAATATGATTACTTTCTATTTTCAATTCAATAATAAACAATTAATAGACGTGTAGAAATTTTCATTGATTACATATTTAACCTTCAGCTGATTATTTGCACGTCACAATCATATGACACCGGgtaatatacatacatgtacatgtatgtactctGCATGCAATCTCTATATAATGTAGATTAAATGTGTACTCACAATAAGATAAAAATATAGATGTAATAATGATTGAATGATATTAACTTTGACGTTATTTATAGTAGTAAGAATGGACGCTTTCACGAAAATAAGATTGTTGGTTTATAGCACATCCCAATATCAGAAAGATAACAACTTTTGTCCTTTattagggtgcaatcaacagtttttttctatgacgtcatattttgagggaccatgtaaaagtgacccttagtggtggactgattaataaagatacctgtataaaactagatatcatggGAATCAGagtttataatggaataaaaaaaaagtgtacttttaatagtataaaaaagttttatccagagaaactgggaaaaacattgcctaatttaagcttaaaaaacctgaaatcaggtcatgtgcacacctctgaagacatgatacctgcacatttttcataatcaaatttgtatgaatttcatagatttttacctggtctttcaaaaaattcatgcttcagggtacgttcgcctactccgaaaagagctacagtggctgcaaataagttttgaattttcactgccaaaaaaacagactgtttacagtgttgtctcccctcaaaacatgaatatttaatctaattttttaaattattttaatcattcaacctgttttaattgaagttaattaacatatctttacaaccaaatacaaaaaacatgatactttttcaccaattatgttgataaaaagggacttccctccatgtctatttttagttggggaataaACCCTAGTtgttttatacgaaactgtttatagcacccttaataGTAGGAATCGAATACAATGCGGATGTTTCAAGATTGTCCGTATCCGATGTTATTTTACATACACAACTCACGTGATAATGTCATAAAGTAAGGCCTTTGCAGGGGAAAAGGTActattttcccagcattaggttggccttttgtgtacccaaggcaggtgtaGGTAGTCATATTAGGAGCGCTGGGATTAGATATAAGGGTACactatgtttgttttatttatctataaataactgcagtatgtatatttacaatatgaaTTTTGAAAcccattgaaatattttctagagaattatttgaaaagacttccaaaatttcataaatttggtggaCAATGACGGTGGGCATA
Protein-coding sequences here:
- the LOC143052559 gene encoding uncharacterized protein LOC143052559, coding for MALPEFVITLIGNDTVGKTSIVNRLRYGTYQPHYIYTQGADKVRIPNFKVGNDTVSLLIFDTGGHHIQRGIIHKFIDAADAVIIVYDISKEKSFRKIPEWIQMTKKRKLQDVNENSAIGSSPEDDDPLLMIIGNKTDLSATDVRWSSETSDNDEPKEIKRSVKENQLRKTAAANNISMYKEVSAKADINIDLTFKSVVEKLIELRGTSKALKGNMKESKPWHKFCDIL